The Streptomyces uncialis genomic interval GGCGGCCATCATGCCCCAGCCCGCGGCGCAGGAGCAGATGAGCAGGCCCAGCATGGCGACGACCGCACCACCGTCACCGAACTCGAAGGCGAGCGGGAAGGCGAACATCAGCGAGCCGAGAGCGCCGAGTCCGACGATCGGGGCGAGCTGCCACAACCGCAGTTTGCCCCGGGGCCGCAGTTCCACCTCGACCTCGGGCCCGGTGTCGATCACGTCGGCCGTGAGGCCGTCGACCGGGACGATGCCGGAGATGCTGTCGGGTCCGTCAGGGGTGAGTCCGTCGCCCGCCTGGGGCGGTACCCGCGGGGTGCGGGCGGCGTCCGCACGCGCTGTCCCGTGCTGGTCGCCTGGTGCGGTGTCACGAGGGCCGGCCTCCATCGCCACGCGCCCTCCCACTTCGGACTTCACTGGTCGATCGTCGCTCGATGATGGCACGGCACAGGGGGCCGGGATGACGGCCGGAGCGTCCCGATGCCATCACGTGATCAGGCTGTGACCGCTCGTTCGAGCAACGCCAGGGCACGTGCCGGGAGTTCCCGGTGATCCGGCAGGGCGCCACTGAGCCAGTGGACCCGCGGGTCGCGGCGGAACCATGAATCCTGGCGGCGCGCGAAGCGCTTGGTGGCGCGGACGGTCTCGTCCCGCGCCTCCCGTTCGCCGTACTCCCCCGCGAGCGCGGCGAGCACCTGCTGGTAGCCGAGGGCCCGGGCGGCGGTACGGCCCTCACGCAGTCCCCGCTCCTCCAGTGCCCGCACCTCGTCCACCAGGCCGGCCTCCCACATACGGTCCACGCGCGTGGCGATGCGCTCGTCGAGTTCGGCGCGGGGGACGTCGACACCGATCTGCACGGTGTCGTAGACGGACTCGTGGCCGGGAAGATTGGCCGTGAACGGCCTGCCGGTGATCTCTATCACTTCGAGGGCGCGCACGATACGGCGGCCGTTGCTCGGGAGGATCGCGCGGCCTGCGTCGGGGTCCGCGGCCGACAGTCGCGCGTGCAGGGCTCCGGAGCCGCGCAGGGTCAGCTCGTCCTCCAGCCGGGCCCGCACGACCGGGTCGGTGCCGGGGAACTCCAGGTGGTCGATGGCGCCGCGGACGTAGAGGCCGGAACCGCCGACGAGGACGGGCCAGCGGCCCTCCGCGAGCAGCCGGTCGATCTCGGCACGGGCGAGGCGCTGGTATTCGGCGACACTCGCGGTCACCGTGACGTCCCAGATGTCCAGCAGATGATGCGGGACACCGCCGCGTTCCCCGGTCGTCAGCTTGGCGGTGCCGATGTCCATCCCCCGGTAGAGCTGCATCGAGTCGGCGTT includes:
- the miaA gene encoding tRNA (adenosine(37)-N6)-dimethylallyltransferase MiaA, which translates into the protein MSTAPPAPRVIAVVGPTAAGKSDLGVFLAQRLGGEVVNADSMQLYRGMDIGTAKLTTGERGGVPHHLLDIWDVTVTASVAEYQRLARAEIDRLLAEGRWPVLVGGSGLYVRGAIDHLEFPGTDPVVRARLEDELTLRGSGALHARLSAADPDAGRAILPSNGRRIVRALEVIEITGRPFTANLPGHESVYDTVQIGVDVPRAELDERIATRVDRMWEAGLVDEVRALEERGLREGRTAARALGYQQVLAALAGEYGEREARDETVRATKRFARRQDSWFRRDPRVHWLSGALPDHRELPARALALLERAVTA